One region of Candidatus Methylomirabilis lanthanidiphila genomic DNA includes:
- a CDS encoding 4-hydroxythreonine-4-phosphate dehydrogenase: MPRHTTFQPFLGLTIGDPAGIGPEIMAKAVTQEEVRAACRPLIIGEAGIMRRAIRLCRLDLHVRSIASPAEMTADPGCLDVLDLKNIDTAGCPSGVLAPHCGRAAVEYLNKAIDLTIAHELDGVVTGPLNKEAMAQAGFKYDGQTELFAERTHTKDYAMLLVVGRMRVLHVSTHSSLRTACDKTKQARVLTVIRLAHQALCDLGSRQKRIGVAGLNPHASENGRFGREEIEEIAPAVEIANTEGIRASGPFPPDTLFHRHKLGEFDALVAMYHDQGHIPLKLIGFHRGVNVTVGLPIIRTSVDHGTAFDIAGTGTANPRSLVEAILLATKFAHRRHKATRTSDA; the protein is encoded by the coding sequence ATGCCCAGACATACGACGTTTCAGCCATTTTTGGGATTGACTATCGGCGATCCGGCGGGGATAGGTCCAGAGATCATGGCCAAGGCCGTCACGCAGGAGGAGGTGCGGGCGGCTTGCCGTCCGCTGATCATTGGCGAGGCAGGGATCATGCGGCGGGCTATCAGGCTTTGTCGCCTCGACCTTCACGTTCGATCGATCGCCTCCCCGGCTGAGATGACGGCAGATCCGGGCTGTCTTGATGTGCTGGATCTGAAGAATATCGACACTGCAGGCTGCCCGTCTGGCGTCCTTGCCCCCCACTGCGGCAGAGCGGCGGTCGAGTATCTCAACAAGGCGATCGACCTGACGATCGCACACGAACTGGACGGCGTCGTCACCGGCCCCCTCAACAAAGAAGCAATGGCCCAGGCGGGATTCAAGTACGACGGCCAGACGGAACTGTTCGCCGAGCGGACCCACACCAAGGATTATGCGATGTTGCTGGTCGTCGGTCGGATGCGGGTTCTTCACGTCTCGACCCACTCCTCGTTACGAACCGCCTGCGATAAGACGAAACAGGCTAGGGTGTTGACCGTCATTCGCTTGGCTCATCAGGCGCTCTGCGATCTCGGATCACGGCAGAAACGGATTGGCGTCGCCGGCCTCAACCCTCACGCCAGCGAAAACGGGCGGTTCGGTCGAGAGGAAATCGAAGAGATCGCGCCGGCGGTCGAGATCGCCAATACTGAGGGGATCAGGGCAAGCGGTCCCTTCCCTCCCGATACACTCTTCCATCGGCATAAGCTTGGTGAATTCGATGCCCTTGTTGCCATGTACCATGATCAGGGCCATATCCCGCTTAAACTGATCGGGTTCCACCGTGGGGTGAATGTGACCGTTGGTCTTCCGATCATCCGCACCTCGGTCGATCATGGCACCGCCTTCGACATCGCAGGAACAGGCACCGCAAATCCTCGCAGCTTGGTGGAGGCAATCCTGCTGGCTACGAAGTTCGCCCATCGCCGACACAAGGCGACTCGCACGTCCGACGCGTAG